In one Trichlorobacter lovleyi SZ genomic region, the following are encoded:
- a CDS encoding ABC transporter ATP-binding protein, producing the protein MHIEEQCIRMEQVCYTVGGRVILNDFDMELERGVNRTILGVSGSGKTTILKLILGLIHPQSGRISINGMEITNRPESAYREQRKKIAIVFQGGALFDSMTVGENVGYRLFEEGRLSQAEVEEIVREKLRFVGVEPALDLYPAELSGGMKKRVAIARALAADPEYIFFDEPTTGLDPIGVYNIVSLMNRLQEAGKTTLMVTHDLPTAFATSQRFSLIHESRLVFEGTEAELRDCPLANVQEFLQPTDRSLFV; encoded by the coding sequence ATGCACATTGAAGAACAGTGCATACGGATGGAACAGGTCTGCTACACGGTTGGCGGCCGGGTCATCCTGAACGACTTCGACATGGAGCTGGAGCGGGGGGTGAATCGCACTATCCTGGGGGTGAGCGGCTCAGGCAAGACCACCATCCTGAAATTGATCCTGGGATTGATTCATCCGCAATCGGGCAGAATCAGCATTAACGGCATGGAGATTACCAACAGGCCGGAATCCGCGTACCGTGAACAGCGCAAGAAGATTGCGATTGTGTTTCAGGGAGGGGCGCTGTTTGACTCCATGACCGTGGGAGAGAATGTGGGCTATCGTCTGTTTGAAGAGGGGCGGCTATCCCAGGCAGAGGTTGAAGAGATTGTTCGGGAGAAACTGCGCTTTGTGGGGGTGGAACCGGCCCTTGATCTGTATCCGGCAGAACTGTCCGGCGGCATGAAGAAGCGGGTGGCCATTGCCCGGGCACTGGCAGCCGACCCTGAGTACATCTTTTTTGATGAGCCCACCACCGGCCTTGACCCGATCGGGGTCTACAATATCGTCTCCCTGATGAACCGGTTGCAGGAGGCGGGCAAGACCACCCTGATGGTGACCCATGACCTGCCCACGGCCTTTGCCACGTCGCAGCGTTTTTCCCTGATCCATGAATCCAGGCTGGTATTTGAAGGAACTGAAGCAGAGCTACGGGACTGTCCACTGGCCAATGTGCAGGAGTTTTTGCAGCCGACGGACAGGTCGCTGTTTGTGTAA
- a CDS encoding MlaD family protein — MERSNQIGWAQVRAGVFILITLLLAAGAILLMGQKTKLFIPTSTIRITMKNVMGLKEGAPVWLAGVDVGVVQQIRFENPRDTNEVLIVAEVDSKAHKKIGPDSIITIKTRGLMGEKYVDILPSASYYDRPVSRFNGKAVHTLDDVAQKAGVTFEKLNSIVDNVQSGKGTLGLLATDTKLYINAVQLSSELNTLAGNINRGQGTLGKLARSGEPYDKLMQILSRADKTLQDIQTADGSLNRLIHDKALYTKLVSLAEKSNQAADDVRELNRRLTSKDTTLGMLLSDRELYDKGLSLITRADNSMKDLESAAARIKAGEGTAGKLINEKELYEKLNRAVDNMDALMVDIRKNPGRYVKLSLF, encoded by the coding sequence ATGGAACGAAGCAATCAGATCGGCTGGGCCCAGGTACGGGCCGGGGTATTCATTCTGATTACGCTGCTGCTGGCGGCAGGGGCGATCCTGCTGATGGGGCAGAAGACCAAGCTGTTTATACCCACCAGCACCATCCGCATCACCATGAAGAACGTGATGGGGTTGAAGGAGGGGGCACCGGTCTGGCTGGCAGGGGTTGATGTGGGGGTGGTGCAACAGATCCGCTTTGAGAACCCTCGCGACACCAATGAAGTGCTGATTGTTGCCGAGGTTGATTCCAAGGCCCACAAGAAGATCGGACCGGATTCGATCATCACCATCAAGACCCGTGGCCTGATGGGGGAAAAGTATGTCGATATCCTGCCGTCTGCCAGCTATTATGACCGCCCGGTCAGCCGCTTTAACGGCAAGGCCGTGCATACTCTGGATGACGTGGCCCAGAAGGCCGGTGTCACCTTTGAAAAACTGAACAGTATCGTGGATAATGTGCAATCCGGCAAAGGAACACTGGGGCTGCTGGCGACCGATACCAAGCTGTATATCAATGCGGTACAACTCTCCAGTGAGCTGAATACCCTGGCCGGCAACATCAACCGCGGGCAGGGCACCCTGGGTAAGCTGGCCCGCAGCGGAGAGCCGTACGACAAGCTGATGCAGATCCTGAGCCGGGCTGACAAGACCCTGCAGGATATCCAGACCGCGGATGGCAGCCTGAACCGCCTGATCCATGACAAGGCCCTCTATACCAAGCTGGTCAGTCTGGCAGAGAAGAGCAACCAGGCCGCTGATGATGTGCGGGAGCTGAACCGCAGGTTGACCTCAAAGGACACTACGCTGGGGATGCTGCTGAGCGACAGGGAGCTGTATGACAAGGGGCTGTCGCTGATCACCCGGGCTGATAACTCCATGAAGGATCTGGAAAGTGCCGCGGCCCGGATCAAGGCCGGCGAAGGCACGGCAGGGAAGCTGATCAATGAAAAAGAGCTATACGAGAAACTGAACCGTGCCGTGGACAATATGGATGCCCTGATGGTGGACATCAGGAAGAACCCGGGCCGGTATGTCAAGCTGTCACTGTTTTAG
- a CDS encoding M16 family metallopeptidase, producing MQRVVKTIAGLFLLLFIAAQAGAANLEDKVVEHTFKNGLKLLMVERHSSPTVSAWIRFKVGSVHERSDERGIAHLLEHMLFKGTRTLGTRDYAAEAPLLEKIEETAQRMLAEEAKGSGADKATLASLRAELARLEKQAEQYVIKDEFFDLYARNGGSGYNAFTSRDGTTYLISLPANKLELWAAIESDRMKNPVLREFYTERSVVMEERRRSYDAEPSSKLWETFVAAAYQTHPYGQPTIGWSSDIRQLSRTKAESFLKRYYAPNNAIVAVVGDIRPADTIALVERYFGDIPPGTPVPEVAAQEEQQQGERRVEVLGDAEPELIIGFHKTALGAPDDEVFDLVASVLGQGRTSRLYRSLVLEKQLATQVSVFDAPGNRYPNLFVLYASPRAPHTAAEVEQALLAELERLKKEPVSQQELQQVLNQLEFEEARRMGTNGGLARNLTEYEAIAGSWRYLTTYRAKLTKITPADIQRVARQYFTRENRIVGTLVTKKPGGAQK from the coding sequence ATGCAGCGTGTTGTCAAAACCATTGCCGGTCTGTTCCTGCTCCTGTTCATCGCCGCCCAGGCGGGGGCTGCCAACCTTGAGGACAAGGTGGTGGAACATACCTTTAAGAACGGTCTGAAGCTGTTGATGGTGGAACGCCACAGCTCACCCACGGTCTCGGCCTGGATCCGTTTCAAGGTGGGGAGTGTCCACGAGCGCAGTGATGAACGGGGGATTGCCCACCTGCTGGAGCATATGCTGTTCAAGGGGACCAGGACCCTGGGCACCAGGGATTACGCGGCCGAGGCCCCGTTGCTGGAAAAGATTGAAGAGACGGCCCAGCGGATGCTGGCTGAAGAGGCCAAGGGGAGCGGAGCTGACAAGGCGACGCTTGCCAGCCTGCGGGCCGAACTGGCCAGGCTTGAAAAACAGGCGGAGCAGTATGTGATCAAGGATGAATTCTTTGACCTCTATGCCCGCAACGGCGGTTCCGGCTACAACGCCTTTACCAGCCGGGACGGCACCACCTACCTGATATCCCTGCCTGCCAACAAGCTGGAACTGTGGGCAGCCATCGAGTCCGACCGGATGAAGAACCCGGTGCTGCGGGAGTTTTATACCGAGCGTTCGGTGGTGATGGAGGAACGGCGGCGTTCCTATGATGCCGAGCCATCGTCCAAGTTGTGGGAGACCTTTGTGGCCGCCGCCTACCAGACCCATCCCTATGGCCAGCCCACCATCGGCTGGAGTTCGGATATCAGGCAGCTTTCCCGCACCAAGGCCGAGTCGTTCCTGAAACGCTACTACGCCCCCAACAATGCCATTGTGGCGGTGGTGGGGGATATCAGGCCTGCTGATACGATTGCGCTGGTGGAGCGCTATTTCGGCGATATCCCCCCCGGGACTCCGGTGCCGGAGGTGGCGGCACAGGAGGAGCAGCAGCAGGGCGAACGGCGGGTTGAGGTGCTGGGCGATGCCGAGCCGGAACTGATAATCGGTTTTCACAAGACCGCGCTGGGGGCCCCAGATGACGAGGTGTTCGACCTGGTCGCGTCAGTCCTGGGGCAGGGCCGCACCTCACGGCTCTACCGCTCGCTGGTGCTGGAAAAACAGCTGGCAACCCAAGTTTCGGTCTTTGATGCGCCGGGTAACCGCTACCCTAACCTGTTTGTGCTGTATGCCTCGCCCCGCGCCCCCCACACCGCTGCTGAGGTTGAACAGGCCTTGTTGGCCGAGCTGGAACGGCTGAAAAAGGAACCGGTGAGTCAGCAGGAACTGCAGCAGGTACTGAATCAGCTTGAGTTTGAAGAGGCTCGCCGGATGGGAACCAATGGCGGTCTGGCCCGTAATCTGACCGAGTATGAGGCCATCGCCGGCAGCTGGCGTTACCTGACCACCTACCGTGCCAAGCTGACAAAGATCACCCCGGCTGATATTCAACGGGTGGCACGCCAGTATTTTACCCGCGAAAACAGGATTGTGGGTACCCTTGTCACGAAAAAACCGGGAGGTGCCCAGAAATGA
- a CDS encoding M16 family metallopeptidase produces MKLRVLLVGLISIFCLSAASAAELANPRNMTFPALSFSIPKAERVLLQNGMPVYLLQDHELPMVTISALIHTGSVYDPTGKSGLAALTGSQLRGGGTKDLAPAALDAELEFMASSVESSFGSDLGTVSLTSLTKNLDRTLQLFSDVLFRPRFDEKRLEVARRQALEMIRRQNDDPKELGDRELQKALYAGHPLGVIPAAATVAAVKRSDLQAFHQRFVRPDNMILTVAGDFDRSRMLAALNRLIGQIKPEGRLQLPDIPQVKLRFEPAVLYAPKQVNQSVIRLGHLGITKDDPDLYAIRVLDFILGGSFTSRLMMEIRTNQGLAYNVGSHFDVGRHFIGSFTAETETKAEATAKTIGLMSSIIAAIRTEPVSEQELKLAKDSIINSFLFGFTTPASIVVQQARLEFYGYQPDYLERYRERIAAVTREDLLQAAKKHLHPEAFKLVVVGDQKRFDKPLSSFGTVTTLDLKSE; encoded by the coding sequence ATGAAGCTCCGTGTTCTCCTTGTCGGGCTGATCAGCATCTTCTGCCTCTCTGCAGCCTCTGCCGCAGAGTTGGCCAATCCCCGCAACATGACCTTCCCGGCCTTGAGCTTTAGCATTCCCAAGGCGGAGCGGGTGTTGTTGCAGAACGGTATGCCGGTGTATCTGCTGCAGGATCACGAACTGCCGATGGTGACAATCTCTGCCCTGATCCATACCGGCTCGGTGTATGATCCAACAGGTAAAAGCGGCTTGGCAGCCCTGACCGGCTCCCAGCTGCGCGGTGGCGGCACCAAAGACCTTGCGCCGGCCGCCCTGGATGCTGAGCTTGAGTTCATGGCCTCTTCCGTGGAGAGTTCCTTTGGCAGTGATCTGGGAACGGTCTCCCTGACCAGCCTGACAAAAAATCTTGATCGCACCCTGCAACTGTTCAGTGACGTCCTGTTCCGGCCGCGCTTTGATGAAAAACGGCTGGAGGTGGCCAGACGGCAGGCGCTTGAGATGATCCGGCGTCAGAATGATGATCCCAAGGAGCTGGGGGACAGGGAGCTGCAAAAGGCGCTCTATGCAGGGCATCCGCTGGGGGTGATCCCTGCTGCTGCCACCGTGGCCGCTGTCAAGCGCAGTGACTTGCAGGCGTTTCATCAGCGCTTTGTCCGGCCGGACAACATGATCCTGACCGTTGCCGGTGATTTTGACCGGTCGCGCATGCTGGCTGCGCTGAATCGGCTGATTGGACAGATCAAACCGGAGGGGCGCTTGCAGCTGCCTGATATTCCGCAGGTGAAGCTGCGGTTTGAGCCGGCTGTGTTGTATGCCCCCAAGCAGGTCAATCAGTCCGTGATCAGGCTGGGCCACCTGGGTATCACCAAGGATGACCCTGACCTGTACGCCATTCGGGTGCTGGATTTTATCCTGGGTGGCAGTTTTACCTCGCGCTTGATGATGGAGATCCGTACCAATCAGGGACTGGCCTATAACGTGGGTAGTCATTTTGATGTGGGACGGCACTTTATTGGCAGCTTTACGGCAGAGACCGAGACCAAGGCCGAGGCAACGGCGAAAACGATCGGTCTGATGAGCTCAATCATCGCAGCGATCCGCACGGAGCCGGTGAGTGAGCAGGAGCTGAAGCTGGCCAAGGACTCGATTATCAACTCGTTTTTGTTCGGTTTTACCACTCCGGCCTCCATTGTTGTTCAACAGGCCCGGCTGGAGTTTTACGGGTATCAGCCGGACTATCTGGAACGCTACCGGGAGCGGATCGCTGCGGTGACCCGTGAAGACCTGCTGCAGGCAGCAAAGAAGCATCTGCATCCCGAGGCCTTCAAGCTGGTGGTGGTGGGTGATCAGAAGAGGTTTGACAAGCCGCTGTCAAGCTTTGGTACGGTTACGACCCTTGATCTGAAATCGGAATAA
- a CDS encoding flagellar biosynthesis anti-sigma factor FlgM, which yields MRIDSATTAIFGAQPVMKTAKSEASRSVQSTAAVQSPFSVQLTNMVEKLSSVQPSSGEIRPEKVQDISQQLASGSYNISGQDVAEKMLMALTS from the coding sequence ATGCGAATAGACAGCGCAACTACAGCAATTTTTGGTGCCCAGCCGGTCATGAAGACGGCAAAAAGTGAGGCCAGCCGGTCGGTACAATCAACCGCTGCGGTGCAAAGCCCGTTCAGCGTTCAGTTGACCAATATGGTTGAGAAGCTCTCCAGTGTTCAACCATCCAGCGGCGAGATCCGCCCCGAGAAGGTGCAGGATATCAGCCAGCAGCTGGCCAGTGGCAGTTACAATATCAGCGGCCAGGATGTGGCTGAAAAGATGTTAATGGCCCTCACGTCCTGA
- a CDS encoding uroporphyrinogen-III synthase, producing MSTSGKLPTSPLRGCRILVTRAAEQAAGFSRQLQQRGAVVVECPTIQLVPPEAWTAVDAAIQALSGFDWLILTSANGVRFFFGRLQELGLAPAGLQSCKVCAVGPKTAEALTQLGITPDLIPEQFTGEGVVAAFHGHDLQGRRVLFPKADGARDLIPQQLRSRGAVVIDPVLYRNIIPQGLPDSARLALEQHQLDAVVFSSPSTVRNLAQLTGGITRLQALLADLAVVSIGPVTTRACQELGLSVAVEPEQSTLDALIRALEQHTLCCPSATPPIT from the coding sequence ATGTCTACCAGCGGGAAATTGCCCACTAGCCCCCTACGGGGCTGCCGGATTCTGGTGACCCGCGCGGCAGAGCAGGCTGCCGGGTTCTCCCGGCAGTTACAACAGCGTGGCGCTGTGGTGGTGGAATGCCCTACCATTCAGCTGGTGCCACCTGAAGCCTGGACCGCTGTGGATGCTGCCATCCAGGCTTTATCCGGCTTTGACTGGCTGATCCTGACCTCGGCAAACGGGGTCAGGTTTTTCTTTGGCCGGTTACAGGAACTGGGGCTTGCCCCCGCTGGACTGCAGAGCTGTAAGGTCTGCGCGGTCGGGCCTAAGACCGCAGAGGCCCTGACGCAGCTGGGTATCACACCTGATCTTATCCCGGAACAGTTCACCGGAGAAGGAGTGGTGGCCGCGTTTCACGGACATGACCTGCAGGGGCGGCGGGTACTGTTTCCCAAGGCAGATGGTGCCCGCGACCTGATTCCGCAGCAACTGCGCAGTAGGGGGGCCGTGGTGATTGACCCGGTGCTCTACCGCAACATCATCCCGCAGGGTTTGCCTGACTCTGCCCGTCTGGCCCTGGAACAGCACCAGCTTGATGCGGTTGTCTTCAGTTCCCCTTCAACCGTTCGCAACCTGGCACAGTTGACGGGCGGCATCACCCGGCTGCAGGCATTGCTGGCAGATCTGGCTGTGGTCTCCATCGGGCCGGTAACAACCAGGGCCTGTCAGGAGCTGGGGCTTAGCGTTGCCGTGGAACCGGAACAGTCAACCCTGGATGCCCTGATTCGTGCCCTTGAGCAGCATACCCTCTGCTGCCCCTCCGCTACGCCTCCCATCACCTAA
- the hemC gene encoding hydroxymethylbilane synthase, protein MAPKRLRIGTRASQLALWQANWTKSELEARYPGIQVELVKIKTMGDKILDVPLAQVGGKGLFVKEIEEAMLRGEIDLAVHSMKDVPTEFPEGLGLVVTTKREDPRDAFISDKVTFSELRQGARIGTSALRRQAQLLKARPDLEMVIIRGNVETRIRKLKEDNLDAVILAAAGLNRLGFTDVVTELLDTDFSIPAIGQGALGLECRLDDNATIEALAFLNHADTAAAVAAERALLKRCEGGCQVPIAAHGTVSGDTLTLVGFIASVDGKQTVRDRISGSTADAVKLGTELADRLLAAGGKAILEDVYQREIAH, encoded by the coding sequence ATGGCACCTAAACGCCTCCGCATAGGCACCCGCGCCAGCCAGCTGGCCCTCTGGCAGGCCAACTGGACCAAATCGGAACTGGAAGCAAGGTATCCCGGCATCCAGGTTGAACTGGTCAAGATCAAGACCATGGGAGACAAGATCCTGGATGTCCCACTGGCACAGGTTGGTGGCAAAGGACTGTTTGTCAAAGAGATCGAAGAGGCAATGCTGCGGGGTGAGATCGACCTGGCCGTACACAGCATGAAGGATGTCCCGACTGAGTTCCCTGAAGGACTGGGACTGGTGGTAACCACCAAGCGTGAAGACCCCCGTGACGCCTTTATCTCGGACAAGGTAACATTCAGCGAACTGCGCCAGGGAGCCAGAATAGGCACCAGTGCCCTGCGCAGACAGGCCCAGCTGCTCAAGGCGCGGCCCGACCTGGAGATGGTGATTATCCGCGGCAACGTTGAGACCCGTATTCGCAAGCTGAAGGAAGACAATCTGGATGCCGTGATCCTGGCAGCGGCCGGCCTGAACCGGCTCGGCTTCACCGACGTGGTGACCGAGCTGCTGGATACGGACTTCTCGATCCCGGCCATCGGCCAGGGCGCCCTGGGACTGGAGTGCCGCCTGGATGACAACGCCACCATCGAGGCGCTGGCCTTCCTGAATCATGCCGATACCGCTGCTGCAGTGGCCGCAGAACGGGCGCTGCTCAAACGCTGTGAAGGTGGTTGCCAGGTACCGATTGCCGCCCACGGCACGGTGAGCGGTGACACCCTGACCCTGGTCGGTTTTATCGCCTCGGTGGATGGCAAACAGACGGTACGGGACCGCATCAGCGGATCAACAGCGGATGCGGTAAAACTGGGAACAGAACTGGCCGACCGGTTGCTGGCAGCTGGAGGCAAGGCGATTCTGGAAGATGTCTACCAGCGGGAAATTGCCCACTAG
- the hemA gene encoding glutamyl-tRNA reductase has protein sequence MNIIVVGLSHKTASVDIREKVAFSPNSIEKPLHELVNLDGIVEGIIVSTCNRVEIYATTRDIAGGIARIRRFMAEYHHLAHDLLEPHLYSYHGEEAIRHVFRVASSLDSMVVGEPQILGQIKTSYGYAAEYKSSGIILNRFLHKAFSVAKRVRTETRIASSAVSVSFAAVELARKIFGNLTDKTVLLIGAGEMCELAARHFLTNGAKGVMVTNRTFERAQRLAEEFGGEAIPFDELFLHLHKADIVLTSTGAPHAIITPPDLEEVIKRRRMRPMFLIDIAVPRDIDPAVNEMDAVYLYDMDDLQQVVAANLEGRKQEADKAEAIIAEEIIQFYKWVATLEVTPTIVALRNRFEELRKAELERTLAGWKDAPPDAEKRLEALTSAFMNKLLHQPTTVLKKAGQGNRTDLYLDALRALFDLELGGTDTNESLELEE, from the coding sequence ATGAACATCATCGTTGTCGGCCTGTCCCACAAGACAGCGTCGGTTGATATCAGAGAGAAGGTCGCCTTCTCACCCAACAGCATCGAAAAGCCCCTGCACGAGCTGGTTAATCTGGACGGCATTGTCGAAGGGATCATCGTCTCCACCTGCAACCGGGTCGAAATCTACGCCACCACCCGCGACATTGCCGGCGGCATCGCCCGCATCCGCCGCTTTATGGCCGAGTACCACCACCTGGCCCACGACCTGCTCGAACCGCATCTCTACAGCTACCATGGTGAAGAGGCGATCCGCCACGTCTTCAGGGTGGCCTCGTCACTGGATTCAATGGTGGTTGGTGAGCCGCAGATCCTGGGACAGATCAAGACCTCCTACGGCTACGCCGCCGAGTACAAGAGTTCCGGCATCATCCTGAACCGTTTCCTGCACAAGGCGTTTTCCGTTGCCAAGCGGGTACGTACCGAGACCAGAATCGCCTCGTCAGCGGTATCGGTCTCCTTTGCCGCAGTTGAGCTGGCCCGCAAGATCTTCGGCAATCTGACCGACAAGACCGTGCTGTTGATCGGTGCCGGCGAGATGTGCGAACTGGCAGCCCGCCACTTCCTGACCAACGGCGCCAAGGGGGTGATGGTCACCAACCGGACCTTTGAGCGTGCCCAGCGCCTTGCTGAGGAGTTCGGCGGCGAGGCGATCCCGTTTGACGAGCTGTTCCTGCATCTGCACAAGGCGGATATTGTCCTGACCTCCACCGGTGCGCCCCACGCCATCATCACACCGCCTGACCTGGAAGAGGTGATCAAGCGCCGCAGGATGCGGCCGATGTTCCTGATCGACATTGCCGTACCCCGCGATATCGATCCGGCAGTCAACGAGATGGATGCGGTCTACCTGTATGATATGGATGACCTGCAGCAGGTGGTGGCTGCCAACCTTGAGGGACGCAAGCAGGAGGCAGACAAGGCCGAGGCGATCATTGCCGAGGAGATCATCCAGTTCTACAAATGGGTGGCCACCCTTGAGGTCACCCCCACCATCGTTGCCCTGCGCAACCGCTTTGAAGAGCTGCGCAAAGCGGAACTGGAACGCACCCTGGCCGGCTGGAAGGATGCCCCGCCGGACGCGGAAAAACGGCTGGAAGCCCTGACCAGCGCCTTTATGAACAAGCTGCTGCACCAGCCCACCACCGTACTCAAAAAGGCAGGCCAGGGGAATCGCACCGATCTGTACCTGGATGCCCTGCGAGCGCTGTTTGATCTGGAACTGGGCGGCACCGACACGAATGAATCACTTGAATTGGAAGAATAA
- the ccsB gene encoding c-type cytochrome biogenesis protein CcsB, whose amino-acid sequence MTQISFYLTLSLYAVATLLYLSCLLRNSSCQSILGSRVLLAGFLAHCLATIHRFIAAGHLPITNMHESLSFFALTIAGVYLFFEQRYKVRILGSFVVPFTLLLTLGAGIAPTAIKPLNPALQSLWIYSHTILAFGAYAFFTISGGVALLYLIQSHFLKKKHLGPLFLKLPSLDVLDEIGYRCLAFGFPMLTVAIITGAIWASRAWGSYWSWDPKESWSLITWFIYAALLHGRLTTGWRGRRAAILTVIGFLVMLFTFLGVNLWLPGLHSYT is encoded by the coding sequence ATGACCCAGATATCCTTTTACCTGACCCTCTCGCTCTATGCAGTTGCCACACTGCTTTACCTGAGCTGCCTGTTACGCAACTCCTCCTGCCAGTCCATTCTGGGCAGCAGGGTGCTGCTGGCCGGTTTTCTGGCCCACTGCCTGGCCACTATCCATCGCTTCATCGCTGCCGGGCACCTGCCGATCACCAACATGCACGAATCACTCTCCTTCTTTGCACTCACAATCGCAGGGGTCTACCTCTTCTTTGAGCAGCGCTACAAGGTCAGGATCCTGGGTTCGTTTGTGGTGCCATTCACCCTGTTGCTGACCCTTGGCGCCGGCATCGCGCCAACCGCAATCAAGCCGCTGAATCCGGCCCTGCAATCGCTCTGGATCTATTCGCACACCATCCTGGCCTTTGGTGCCTACGCCTTCTTTACTATCTCCGGCGGCGTAGCCCTGCTGTATCTGATTCAATCCCATTTCCTGAAAAAGAAGCACCTGGGGCCGCTCTTCCTGAAGCTGCCATCTTTGGATGTACTGGACGAGATCGGTTACCGCTGTCTTGCCTTCGGCTTCCCGATGCTGACGGTTGCCATCATCACCGGTGCCATCTGGGCCTCCCGGGCCTGGGGCAGCTACTGGTCCTGGGACCCTAAAGAGAGCTGGTCGCTGATCACTTGGTTTATCTATGCAGCCCTGCTGCACGGACGGCTTACCACCGGCTGGCGCGGCAGGCGGGCCGCCATCCTGACCGTCATCGGCTTTCTGGTCATGCTCTTTACCTTCCTCGGGGTAAACCTCTGGCTCCCCGGCCTGCATAGCTACACCTAA
- the trxA gene encoding thioredoxin, whose translation MASDAVLTLSDANFDRDVLQSDLPVLVDFWATWCAPCKAIAPLIDAVAADYAGKVKVGKVNVDDNPATPGKYGVRGIPTLILFKGGKVVDQVVGAVPKSQLDALIAKAL comes from the coding sequence ATGGCCAGTGATGCTGTTCTTACCCTGAGCGATGCCAATTTCGACCGTGACGTACTTCAGTCCGACCTGCCGGTGCTGGTGGACTTCTGGGCTACCTGGTGTGCCCCTTGTAAGGCGATTGCCCCGTTGATTGATGCCGTTGCAGCAGACTATGCCGGTAAGGTAAAGGTTGGCAAGGTCAACGTTGATGACAACCCGGCCACACCCGGTAAATACGGCGTGCGTGGCATTCCGACCCTGATCCTGTTCAAGGGTGGCAAGGTGGTTGATCAGGTGGTTGGTGCTGTTCCCAAGTCCCAACTCGATGCCCTGATCGCCAAGGCGCTCTAG
- a CDS encoding TlpA disulfide reductase family protein, translating into MPFVSLQGCFRAVTLIVTALLLGLCPYNAEAAPRRGQPAPPFKTFSIKGQPVSTEGLKGSVVLLDFWATWCPPCRESIPHLAELHRKYSKQGLVIIGMSVDEGGERTVKEYAENHAIPYQIVMASGRISSDYGVRALPVLYVIDKNGLVREQIMGFSDQAGKVIENLVKKLLNEK; encoded by the coding sequence ATGCCGTTCGTATCCTTGCAAGGCTGTTTCCGGGCTGTGACGCTGATCGTCACAGCCCTTCTGTTAGGCCTCTGTCCTTACAACGCGGAGGCTGCACCACGCCGTGGCCAGCCCGCTCCGCCCTTCAAGACCTTTTCCATCAAAGGCCAGCCGGTCTCTACTGAAGGGTTGAAAGGCTCGGTGGTGCTGCTGGATTTCTGGGCTACCTGGTGTCCCCCCTGCCGTGAATCAATCCCGCATCTGGCTGAACTGCACCGCAAGTACAGCAAGCAGGGACTGGTCATTATCGGGATGAGTGTGGATGAGGGGGGGGAGCGGACCGTCAAGGAGTACGCGGAAAACCATGCCATCCCCTACCAGATCGTGATGGCCAGCGGCAGGATCAGTTCCGACTATGGGGTGCGGGCACTGCCGGTGCTGTACGTGATTGACAAAAACGGCCTGGTGCGCGAGCAGATCATGGGCTTTTCTGATCAGGCCGGCAAGGTGATCGAAAACCTGGTTAAAAAACTGTTGAACGAAAAGTAG